The genomic DNA TTGGGAAAGGTGATCTGCTAGATGGAGGTGACTCTGTACCACCTGATTGACCACTTGGTGGAGCTTCTGAACTTGCAGGAGGTGGACTGCTAGTAGGGGAAGAAGACCCTCTTGTATGATTGGCAAACAACAAAGGATTTCCTTCGATGACAACCTTCACATTGTCAAGGAATTCGGGTAATGGAGGCTCAAGATTGTTTCCACTTAAATCTAAAGTTCTCAGAGTTTTTAGTTCAGTGAAGTTTTCAGGAACAGTGCCATGTATACTATTTCCCCCAAGCCTAATTTCAATCAATGATTCTAACTTTGCAACTGAAGGACTAAGTGTACCACTAAGATTATGTCTTGGCAAATTGATAATAGAAACCAGAGAATTCAGATTGCAACTCAATCCTATCCATGGTCCAGCACAAGGTTCATTACCAGACCATTGAGAAGCAAGGTTTACAGGATAATTCATACCGCTAAGGAAGTCCAAAAGTGCAGTAACATCTGGGGCACATGAAACCCCTGGTTCAGATTGACAAAATGAATTGGTAGCATAAGAAACATTACCAGCCTTAAACTTGGGTATCGGACCCATGAGCTGATTATTGTTCAAGACCAAGTTATCCAGCTCCATATTGGCCAAGCTCTCAGGGATCAAACCAACAAGCTGGTTCCTATTGAGATTGAGATCTTTCAAAGATGTCAAGTTCCCAATGTTCTCTGGGATTGTCCCAGTGAACTGATTCCCATGAAGCCAAAGCTGTGTCAAGGACACCATATTGGCAACCACATCAATCTTACCAGTCATCCCTTCACCATCTTGATCATTCAACCACAAAACCTGCATCAAAGACTCACCAAAACTCGCCGGAATCTCACCGGACAATCTGTTATAAGAGAGTTTGAGTGCTACAAGAGATGGCAACTTCCCTAGATAATCAGGCAATGGTCCAACCACATTGCAGTTAACCAAAGAAAGGTTTGCCAATTGAACTGAATTAGCCAATTCCTTAGGAATAGACCATCCAGTAGTCTTATTAAAGGGATTATAATCCAAAGCCAAGACACGCACACTGCCAAGTCCATCAAAAAAATCAGCAGGAATCGTATCCAATTCATTGTTATCCAAGTAAGCAAACTCCAACTCTGATAAACCACTAAaggttggtaatttaccattgaAGTGATTCTTTTGAAGCCCCAAATTAAAGAGCTTTGTGAGCTGGTTGAGGTTTTGAGGCAGAGGTCCTTTGAGACCAAGATTTTGGACCTGAATTTGGGTCACTCTATCACCAGAACAGAAAACATGAGGCCAAGAAGGAGGACCGCAAGGGTCATCTCCATTTTCAGGCCACATAAGTAGCTCTGAATTATCCAACCCTTTCTTGAAATCGTACAAGATTTTCAAGTCATTGGGATCTGTAGCACAGTAAACTACTGTAAACATGCACAAGAAAAAACCAATGTAGAACCTTGGGTGAACAAATCCCATGACAAAGGTTGGTCCTTCCCCAAGCAAAAAAATACAATAGGAAAGAATTTAACAGTCTCCAATGCAGTTATGACATTTCAAGAAGCCAAAACCAAGAATAAAAAACAAGACCAAGATTCATAATTGTGTAAAAGGAAGAAAACACAGAACCTGGAAGTGATATGCTTTGGCCAAAAccaaggaaagaaaggaagacgAAGTTTTGTACAGAATGTTGACAAAAAAATCTCagatttgtacaaaaatggttttttttttttctagtggAAGAAAGAGACAAGTGATTAAAGTGAAAGATTAAAAAGGAAAAGGTTATATCATTGTTTTTCctgaaattttttaattatttattcaactttttcttttctgtTAATTGAGATCATTTGAACCCTCAAAAGATGAGCAAAATTTAGTAGACTGTCCCTTTCCTTCATCTTTGGTGAAGTTGATTGATTTTGGCCTTGAAATGTGGCACGAGAATTAGAGAAGAAAAGACCAACAGGCAGCAACAAGTGACCGACAATGATTATGTATAAAAAACGCCATATAATATTTAAGGAGAATGGATTAATGAGACTGTCAATTTGtatccattatcgattatttACTGTCATCTCATTATATTGAtagattaaattttataaaaatttatatacaGTTTAAATTGAAATTCAAATATCCCTTTTTTGTATTGcacataattttattgattttttttttaccgTATCACTAGTCTTATTATCAAAGATCTCATGGGATTCATCAATCTAAAGTATGGGttcattcaattttttattttccttattttttGGGTTTTTATATTCATACCTTGCAATGGCTTTCAAATCTTTGTAAATTATTTTCCATCGCCTGGTGATTTATTCTTCTTTGCATGATATCTGTTTCCTGGACTAATTGTTGTCCTTTGCTGAATAATTTTTAGTATATGTTTTGTTTCTTAATGCAATTAGTTTCAATTAAGATGATGGCAATTAATTTAAATCTTAAGTTGAATGGGTGAGAATTTTACATAAATGTGAGGAGATGTGATCCCTCTGTGTAGCAATTCTTGGAAATGTAAGATGATACCAATTAAGATCCAGTAGAAGAAAAGTTTAATTAGATGAAATAAACTATTTGGTTTCATAGTTTGTTGTTCAAATGAGGAAGTGATTTCTAAGTTAATTCAGATCATTGAGAGGGATGACAGAGCAGATCAGTGAAATTATATACTTGATATCTTTGTATTTGGAGCTTGGGTTGTATTTTTCTGTGTTGCTGTTAcgttttaatttgttaaatttgtATGGAAATTGTGGTGGTCATTGGGTTGAAAAACGAAAAGGCCTTGCTTGACTACAAGGTTCAATGGGATTAGAGAGAAAGTGCCTTGGCTATGTTTGTGTTGAGGGAGTTTTCAGTTTATCATTTCACGTTTTTCCCGACGATTGATATGGCGGATGGGATGGCGAAAGTTGGTATTGATCGCTCCAATCATTTTGAGGTATGGTGGTGATTACTATGCTCTTGTTCTATTCTGTTCCTGTCTGgtttctttatttgttttttgttttttttttctgtgtGTCTCTTTTGTCTTGTTTTTCGTGTGGTGTCTTTCGCTTATTTTACTTATTCTATTGGCGATCGTTGAACGTTTATTGTTCTGGTATACTATTCACAATGGCCTTCCTTTTATTAATAAACTTCTATTTGGatgagaaaaaaaatgaaaagcttGATGAAAGAGCAATACTAAAAATGCATAGAGCAAAGGTTCAAGGAACCTGTGGCAAGCAAGGCCCTCTAGTGTCTCCAGGTTGAGGCTACTAATGTGGATTCCACCATCTCCCTAAATCAACTATGTTGATTCAAATCAATTCATTTATATATGTTCTTTTATTCAAGGAGACAAAATCATAAGTGTcgaaattatttttttgaaagacgGGGTCGACTTGATATTGGAAATGAAAACGaggatgggagtcgccaccaatcctttttgatgaggtgtgatcgagtCACCTTGTAAAAGCgcttgtttttaataaatgatttgatttatttaaacaacgattttggtccgtGAAAAtagagaaaacgggttcgggagtcagttacatatgaggaaggattagcaccctcgtaatgcccaaaattggtaccaaattgactaattaatgtcttaatgtctaagattttaaaatattttgaaatatggttcGTTTTAAAAACATTTGTGTGGTTCAAGTTGGTTgtcaaaattttcttgtttcgaaggtatatagcatcacatccagcacgattggaCACGATTCTTCATACCTTTGGAAATACGATTGATTTTTTATCCCCGAAGGCTTGcacgttgaaaattacaaaaggatgtcccATGATTTAGTCTAACGAAGAATCGAAACTCAACAGGGTAGGGCACGATTTTTCGAATTTCTAAACATTGAATATTGCCTTGTCTTAGAATTTAGAAAACAcaagtgaaattctaaaggaatattcgattattttgaacaaacgggaaatcgaaacccaacacgatagggcacgattccccaaatttccaaacatcaaacattgccttcgttttaTAAAATCAACTCAAGATacattaatttgacttgaaataaagtGGAATCATTGATTTTGGATTAATAAGTTGAAAACTACAATGCGACAATTGCGAATGAAAGACGAATAAACATGAAAAAATATACATGGATAGCGAACTCTATTAATGAACGAAAATagtataaaaaacaaaaaaaaaacaaatcagaATAAAACTATAATAAGTTGTCAAacatagataaataaaattaagatagCAACACAAAAGACTAATGGACACTATGAAgcaataatatatgaaataatatgaaaacaaAAACATATAACATACAAAACAACATGGAACTAGGAACCAATAtgatacaaaataatttaaaaactataTGAGGAATTAGAAAAGAATAACACATGCTAGAATTtgaaataatatacatatataaaataaaaactaataatACATTAACGATTATTAAAATAGATGTTACGAGAGAGGAGTTTGGgtcaaataatatacaaaatattttaaaaacaaaatatgtctatttaaagttgataatatatatacaataaaaacttaatataaataatatataaaagggataataatatatgaaagagTTTTAAATAACAaaagtataaaataatttttttaagaagtaaactatatacataatagatttgaaaggaaatatatatatatatatatatatatatatatatataaaagaaaatacatataaaacaacatgaaatcaataatatataataaaaacaattttaatataaactatattgtaggccaattttgggcctgtTTACATtacataagcccatttacattaaACCCCAAGACCCAAATATCTAACCCAAACCTGAATGGCCCACTACAACCCATTTCAACCTAATACCCATCTAAATTAACCCACATAAAACCCAAATACCCACAACCCATTACAAACCAAACCCAATACAGCAAGCCCAATATCATTAACCCCAACTTCCCGAAACCCTAGCCCCATTTTCGGCTCCCACTTGCCTCTGCCACCACCTGCCCACTGCAACCCCATCTCCTAGCGCCACCTGCCCCGTAGTCATCTCCACCGTTCACCCACCACTTGCAAAGCAAACAGAGCACGTAATAGCAACCAAAAAGAGAAACAGACAGTGTAACAAATCAGATATAAAAACCGAATGGAAACCATAGCAAAGGGGGGCCTTCTTTTttagtgtttttattttttttcgaaTATTCAGGAAGAAATCAATATATAAGTTAGATTTCAATACATACAAAAGCGGTGATTCGAACACCCAAAATCGGAGAATCGAACAAACGAAAATATCAGACATCAGGAACCAAGGTGattgccttttttttttaatcgatttttttcttcatcattgataatactctaaaatgacgtatttttatatattaatcatgtgtttattttgagcttgagcctactaatttgagctatttatgtctttttatcttttagggactaaattggaggcgaaaagtaaattcaagggaaaaagcgtcaatttggagattaaatgggtcaatatgcaacgtgggacaaatatggtgccaaaagtgcgaacatggaaggcacaaggacttaaaagcaaatagaagagattttattttggaagactctattttattttattctattaggataattaatattaagataattattaggattattcaaatttaggattttattttaattatctttgtttatctttaattaaatgtatttatctttttagaatttaagtttaattagactatctccctagcactataaatagggggtgaagtgactctatttgggggcatctttttctgtaaacactctttcccaaaagtcttttgttctttcatatttcttttcaataaaatttctttttccatatttttatttatttgctttcccTCCATTATCATGAGTCACTAAAAAACCCtcctagccaaaagttgtcaatatttccccaaaaagggttcttgaggcctagaattcgtacttagccttctcgccaagtattcatcgtttcttcgcactacgggctgacgcttccgtccatggcccttaagaagtaagtttttcagcatatgcaaaggcggctgctttgtatgttttggaaggactgCATAGTCGGTttgttaacttactgcgtcagaggttggcaagccaaagagacaaaatggcgtgggattcgccattgagaagcgttgatctagcatagattactggctagagtcaggttccctaaaaatcgtaaatctaatctttggagctggtggtcgtaggcgtcctcttccactataactggcttacttgaatcgagaaggatcatccaaaagccaaggattgagcccaaggagGAATGaaacaaccggaggctggaactttcccataagaatttcttttctcttaaaactctctttattatttttattattttcgtaatcataatttcaagaaactttaaattctttttattttattttcgcccaaaatcaattcttaaattcattttttattttttttccagaacgcaggttttcttgggcacgattcgcCTGAGATTTCGagagacaagcattcgtataatccggtccctgaggattcgaccctacttcccctttactatttctttttcattattttacagggaataggatatttttggtgctttcaacgaccgcatcaatcatactcttaaatatatatatatatatatatatatatatatatatatacatatattcgaaaataaaaaaaacaaaaaaaatataattttaccttttCCACGGTGGCCGGCGCCGGCGCCGACGACGGTCCGATGACCGAACGGTGACCGGCCCATGACCGGATTCCCTCCCCCTCTTCctcttctctcctttttttttcttctttcccagttcaaatgatttttttaaaaattttttgtcTTTTATAAGGAcgaaaacggtgcgttttggtccccctCCGTTTTAAtgaaaaacgacgtcgttttggccccgGGTCGGTCTACCCGACCCGCTCCAGctaggatctgcgtgtttttgCTCTTAGGGGCTATTTGCGCAATCGGTCCTTCTGCATTTTTGGCGTTTTAAATCaggtttatatttatttacaaattggCCCTGAAGTTTGTTATGATTCTCAAATTAATCCTTCGTGATGCGCATCGTTTTAAAGGTTTTTGAAAATTGCTCTTTTGGCCCCTCCAGGTTACGCGCATGTTGTAATTtcgttcttttcttttctttttatttcaaatcAGCCCTAAAACTTtggtttttattcaattttagtccttttagtttattttcattcctttactattaaattaattaattttgatattttattattattatattcactattatttattgttattggtattattattattattattaatatatgttttattatatacgtATGAACATACTTTTTTTACTACtttacattattatatttattatttatttctaacatattattattttattttctttatatcatcattatatTTAATTTGTGTTTATATATTTTctcttttacttttatatttactattttcattatatttacttattattattattaattatgtatatatattttaaatcccATGTTATGTATAGacatttctaatatgtatttctttaaatgatattattatatatatatatattttggtacATATATATGTGAACTTATGTGAATATTCTTTTAGCTTgtgctacatatatatatatattttattctatattatgtatgtatatttctaatattgtattacgttttcatatatatatatatatattatgtatatactttggtatcataattatatattttatacgaTCTTATGTACATGTATTTACACGCATATATTTTctttaatatattatgtatatacatttttatatatatgtatatgtttatacTATATTAGTTAGTTTTATATTATCTTATGTGTACATTTTGAATACTATGCTATGTATGTATTCTAAATactacattttatatatattatgcatacctcaatactattattatgtaatatatatatatatacgcctATGTAGATGtagtattattagtatttttaatattacaTTTTCCGTCACCTTACTTATTATTATataacatatgtatatatataattcattgttttctttcgtgtttaatgttattattatcgTGCATAATATCAAATACATCGTGAATACTTTatagttattattttatcatCTGCTTCATATATTCGTAAATCGCCTTTTATTACAACATTGTTATAAGTTTCTAttgtttttgataaaaaaaaattcttattcatgatttaaatcaatttcaataagcaaggcaacttactgatttaacattaagtcattgatttcatcgctatgttgggtgaacatcaatcgactcgtgttaaagaCGGAACACTCTTCTAAAAAACCCGAAAAACTAAAAAATTCTCGTCTTTTCAATCAGATCACTAttaatgttacattgaactcgtatttttgaaaatcaagacaacaactgtttaacaagataccaattttgggcgtcgcgagggtgctaacaccttcctcgcgcgtaaccgactcccgaaccctacttttcctctggcttttaacgtagacctaaactcggccttcttttcatttaaaaaatgaattttctttcaaaagaagaatgatttattaggtgtccgatcacacctagaaaaaagatcggtggcgactccctatttattttaaaatcaaacttcatttttcaagttttcactaaatcgccacaattagcgactaagctaaaatttttacgtcgctacagctggcgacttcGCTGGGGATCCATTCTTGAGAGTCGAGTCAGattaaacacgtgttgtcaaaatttttgaatttccttgttcaaattaatatttagttgtggccttcaaattttgttttcaaaaaatcatgtaTTCGCATCATGTTGTAAATAtccttctaacttgttttatcttattgataaaacgtaa from Gossypium arboreum isolate Shixiya-1 chromosome 9, ASM2569848v2, whole genome shotgun sequence includes the following:
- the LOC108453984 gene encoding receptor-like kinase TMK3, with the protein product MGFVHPRFYIGFFLCMFTVVYCATDPNDLKILYDFKKGLDNSELLMWPENGDDPCGPPSWPHVFCSGDRVTQIQVQNLGLKGPLPQNLNQLTKLFNLGLQKNHFNGKLPTFSGLSELEFAYLDNNELDTIPADFFDGLGSVRVLALDYNPFNKTTGWSIPKELANSVQLANLSLVNCNVVGPLPDYLGKLPSLVALKLSYNRLSGEIPASFGESLMQVLWLNDQDGEGMTGKIDVVANMVSLTQLWLHGNQFTGTIPENIGNLTSLKDLNLNRNQLVGLIPESLANMELDNLVLNNNQLMGPIPKFKAGNVSYATNSFCQSEPGVSCAPDVTALLDFLSGMNYPVNLASQWSGNEPCAGPWIGLSCNLNSLVSIINLPRHNLSGTLSPSVAKLESLIEIRLGGNSIHGTVPENFTELKTLRTLDLSGNNLEPPLPEFLDNVKVVIEGNPLLFANHTRGSSSPTSSPPPASSEAPPSGQSGGTESPPSSRSPFPNREKNSNSSTTTMNQGESQPNLFQRFQVVIVAGSAAIAISILLVVLFSIFWSKKRKRASEAPSSIVVHPKDPSDPENSVKIAVSNNTTRSLFSKTATSSGSSNSSATQSSHVIESGNLVISVQVLRKGTKDFAHENELGRGGFGTVYMGELDDGTKLAVKRMETGVISSKALDEFQSEIAVLSKVRHRHLVSLLGYSIEGNERLLVYEYMSQGALSKHLFHWKTLKLEPLSWRRRLSIALDVARGMEYLHNLARETFIHRDLKSSNILLDDDFRAKVSDFGLVKLAPDGEKSVATRLAGTFGYLAPEYAVMGKITTKVDVFSYGVVLMELLTGLTALDEERSEESRYLAEWFWRIKSSKEKLMVAIDPALEVDEETYESISTVAELAGHCTAREPYHRPDMGHVVNVLAPLVEKWKPIDDESECYSGIDYSQPLSQMLKVWQAAESQGLSYTSLDDSKGSIPAKPSGFADSFTSADGR